In Toxoplasma gondii ME49 chromosome X, whole genome shotgun sequence, a single genomic region encodes these proteins:
- a CDS encoding hypothetical protein (encoded by transcript TGME49_228230) — protein MDKLNLLSLHVPPIYGERQFPDGEALAKPFEFPSTTWSLKGEASQISVAEGAAPADDPSSDASSSTLDAKVLSVQLSPACTADTQMASPESIAAPALGAECGDGASLLASPLLPPLCSASAAPLALPSPLPAPVVDPGEPQGVEPPVEADCRVGSAAAVAAPSAPVKSEELASEDVLLTENKGEASGDAASVLVCCAVSDANSQEETFASSEAQPPVPVDGAVTPTTRFSTEQDEEGGAAAGVASACAPSVSSLLAACLPRSSGATSLDLALPPGVASSRDPLLSSFLAAGSEEAFLSREAVAALTARDASSLVSDPVAGHALTSLALLRGVKDSLSPAAAEAAASAQKELQRLLELQHEQQRQRGVLVKEEENGAVGNSFLGALEEAIWRQETDDAAAAPFTEKAAVDSRPAGREDSAGGGPRNARMRERNSGAGGGEDELEEDPALVASLRELLETLPRKKEGDARMLLLGEKPFVRPYARQIVEMWKIHLGETGRTTLKKEISERTQADATLKRRVLCIAKLKMATLEELVQIAEITGLLERTLQIANKYEAERQAAPVSRQNVSRRALSLVCSRGASAPGPQAAPASAASQNFLSLASRRDSPVRSLGSLSPSLIFDPSLLSACPSFPNPGVSSCFSTSASSRRSPSPGPATAGSAAPPSGREETKESAELARLLSSASVNLCDPTAGPLQWPKGEGLLLGDALTNPLKAGSGDSSGGLSASSALFDLGDSELSAADATAAAANLLSIITQQQARSRPASDGSRVDPALAGVGTSATEELLLAAFGGDEAAAAVVAALASGGAAEPQLPETPALEPAAGFARKSRKRSRKRKGSGGAQATAGGESGGSGSSKRVLVGPDMGAALGEEDAKAHVEEAVEYAALGTEQGTGAQAALCQVEQEETGERGAGAPSSPLLTLLEKSLGGCREQSNRGNNLALSPLPEAKKDEVDLERQEKGEIMLTVEASVSSPDLFSACAKTTSEAAEFLFDEEDGAGCERRKTGLIDSERSGAQASDSVATRAPAEPKEDGRDTLTHAVTTSAGSAHDSLRSFLVATTRDSDADSRSTTSSRCFGLGASGAGAASEVRCRGEEAGSEGRCPHGEPLATLRASEGPAGEATGAGGASSRASSESFSREETGEGCGLRAVVGCALRRVAGATDLSSQDIITDPFAEACAREAHDLLDRATRANLVLGITPSSGGEDLVTGGTRVCRKRSREDGDLDLRPTLQILSTVCVMYLKENLRFLTTEAEELR, from the exons ATGGATAAGTTAAATTTGCTGTCCCTACACGTGCCGCCCATATACGGCGAGCGCCAGTTTCCCGACGGCGAGGCTCTTGCCAAGCCTTTTGAGTTCCCCTCCACCACCTGGTCTCTCAAGGGAGAGGCGTCGCAGATTAGCGTCGCTGAGGGCGCTGCCCCGGCTGATGATCCCTCCTCAGACGCTTCCAGTTCCACTCTAGACGCAAAGGTCTTGTCTGTTCAACTTTCTCCCGCGTGCACCGCCGATACGCAGATGGCTTCTCCGGAGTCGATCGCGGCGCCAGCCCTCGGAGCTGAGTGTGGCGACGGCGCgagtcttctcgcttctccccttctcccgcctctctgttcgGCGTCGGCTGCGCCGCTCGCGTTACCCTCGCCGCTTCCAGCACCCGTAGTAGATCCTGGAGAGCCGCAGGGCGTCGAGCCACCCGTGGAGGCAGACTGTCGCGTCGGCTCGGCGGCCGCAGTTGCCGCGCCCAGCGCACCCGTCAAGAGCGAGGAGCTCGCGTCTGAGGACGTTCTCTTGACGGAGAACAAGGGTGAGGCATCAGGAGACGCAGCGTCTGTGCTCGTATGTTGCGCGGTGTCGGACGCTAATTCACAAGAAGAGACGTTCGCGAGTTCTGAGGCCCAGCCACCTGTGCCCGTCGATGGCGCCGTCACACCCACCACGCGGTTTTCAACGGagcaagacgaggaaggcggcgcggccgccggggtcgcctctgcgtgcgccccctctgtctcctcgctcctcgCGGCCTGTCTCCCGCGTTCCTCAGGCGCGACTTCACTGGACCTGGCGCTGCCACCGGGGGTCGCCTCGAGTCGGGACCCGctgctttcctcgtttctcgcaGCTGGATCCGAGGAagctttcctttctcgagAGGCCGTTGCCGCACTCACTGCAAGAGACGCCTCATCTCTGGTCTCTGACCCTGTCGCTGGCCACGCACTGACTTCGCTCGCACTGCTGCGGGGCGTTAAGGACTCCCTCAGTCCCGCGGCGGCTGAGGCTGCAGCTTCAGCCCAGAAAGAGCTCCAGCGGCTCTTGGAGCTGCAGcacgagcagcagagacagcgcggTGTCCTCgtgaaggaggaggagaacggcgCGGTGGGGAACTCGTTTCTAGGTGCCCTGGAGGAGGCGATCTGGCGTCAAGAAACTGACGACGCTGCGGCGGCGCCCTTCACAGAGAAAGCCGCAGTGGACAGCAGACCCGCGGGGAGGGAAGACTCCGCCGGAGGAGGGCCGCGGAATGCAAGaatgagagaaagaaactcgggcgctggaggcggcgaagaTGAGCTCGAGGAAGACCCCGCCTTAGTTGCCTCTCTGCGAGAACTGTTGGAGACTCttccgagaaagaaggaaggagacgcgcgcaTGCTTCTCCTCGGCGAGAAGCCCTTCGTGAGACCTT ATGCCCGGCAAATCGTGGAGATGTGGAAGATTCACTTGGGCGAGACCGGCCGAACGacactgaagaaggagatcaGCGAGCGGACGCAGGCGGACGCGACGCTGAAGCGCCGGGTGTTATGCATTGCGAAGCTTAAGATGGCGACGCTTGAAGAGCTGGTTCAGATTGCAGAAATCACTGGCCTTCTGGAGCGTACACTGCAGATTGCCAACAAGTacgaagccgagagacaggcggcgcCCGTGAGTCGGCAGAATGTTTCGCGTCGGGCCCTGTCCCTCGTGTGCTCACGCGGGGCGAGTGCGCCGGGGCCGCAGGCCGCGCCTGCCTCAGCGGCCTCGCAAAATTTTCTGAGTCTCGCGAGTCGTCGGGACTCCCCTGTGCGGAGTCTGGGGTCCCTCTCCCCTTCGCTTATCTTTGATCCGTCGCTGCTCTCCGCTTGCCCTTCCTTCCCGAACCCCGGagtctcttcctgtttctccaccAGTGCGAGTTCGCGCCGCTCGCCCTCGCCGGGTCCCGCGACCGCGGGCAGCGCGGCGCCTCCAAGTggccgcgaggagacaaaggagagcgCGGAGCTGGCGCGACTGCTTTCCTCGGCGTCTGTGAATCTCTGCGACCCCACGGCCGGGCCTCTGCAGTGGCCCAAGGGCGAGGGCCTGCTCCTTGGCGATGCCCTGACGAATCCGCTCAAGGCCGGgagtggagacagcagcggcgGCTTGTCGGCGTCTTCGGCGCTCTTCGATTTGGGCGACTCCGAGTTGTCAGCAGCGGACGCGACCGCCGCAGCTGCAAACCTCTTGTCGATCATTAcgcagcagcaggcgcgGTCGCGCCCAGCTAGCGATGGCAGTCGTGTGGACCCGGCGCTGGCCGGCGTCGGGACCTCGGCGACCGAGGAGCTGCTCCTTGCGGCGTTCGGCGGCGACGAGGCTGCGGCGGCGGTCGTCGCGGCTCTTGCGTCGGGCGGGGCGGCAGAGCCTCAGCTCCCGGAGACACCCGCCTTGGAGCCTGCCGCGGGAttcgcgaggaagagcagaaagcgTTCGCGGAAACGCAAGGGCAGTGGAGGGGCGCAGGCGACTGCGGGTGGAGAGAGCGGCGGCAGCGGGTCCTCGAAGCGCGTGCTGGTGGGGCCCGACATGGGAGCGGCGCttggcgaagaagacgcgaaggcgcATGTGGAGGAGGCTGTCGAATACGCGGCTTTAGGAACCGAGCAAGGGACGGGTGCGCAAGCTGCCCTCTGTCAGgtggagcaggaagagacaggcgagagaggagcgggCGCTCCGAGTTCGCCGCTTCTCACGTTGCTGGAGAAGTCTCTGGGGGGCTGTAGAGAGCAGAGCAATCGGGGGAACAACCTGGCGCTCTCACCCCTcccggaggcgaagaaagatgaGGTGGActtggagagacaggagaaaggggagatTATGCTGACGGTCGAGGCGAGTGTGTCGTCGCCagatctcttctctgcatgtgcgaAAACCACATCGGAAGCCGCGGAGTTTCTTTTCGACGAGGAGGACGGCGCGGGGTGCGAGCGGCGAAAGACCGGCCTGATTGACTCCGAGCGGAGCGGTGCGCAGGCGAGCGACTCTGTGGCCACTCGTGCGCCCGCGGAACCcaaagaagacggaagagacacTCTCACTCACGCGGTCACGACTTCGGCGGGATCCGCTCATGACAGCTTAAGAAGTTTCCTCGTCGCCACGacgcgagacagcgacgcggaCAGTCGAAGCACGACGAGCAGCCGATGTTTTGGGCTTGGAGCCTCAGGAGCCGGTGCGGCGTCGGAGGTGCGTTGCCGGGGCGAGGAAGCTGGATCTGAGGGCCGGTGTCCTCACGGTGAGCCGCTTGCCACGCTTCGGGCGTCCGAAGGTCCAGCCGGCGAGGCAACAGGCGCTGGAGGTGCCAGTTCTCGTGCATCGAGCGAAAGTTTCTcccgcgaggagacaggcgaaggcTGCGGCCTCCGGGCGGTTGTGGGGTGTGCTCTGAGGCGCGTCGCCGGTGCAACGGACCTCAGCAGCCAAGACATTATCACAGATCCCTTCGCAGAAGCGTGCGCGCGGGAGGCCCATGACCTCCTCGACCGCGCGACGCGAGCTAATCTCGTGCTTGGCATCAC ACCGAGCTCCGGCGGTGAAGACTTGGTCACGGGAGGCACCCGAGTCTGTAGAAAAAGAAGTCGGGAGGACGGCGACTTGGATCTGCGCCCGACGCTCCAGATTCTGAGCACGGTCTGCGTCATGTACCTCAAAGAG AACCTGCGTTTCCTGACGACCGAGGCGGAGGAGCTGCGGTGA
- a CDS encoding hypothetical protein (encoded by transcript TGME49_228240~Signal peptide predicted by SignalP 2.0 HMM (probability 0.525) with cleavage site probability 0.143 at residue 50) has product MLSLLLKAPRTGSGWGHLLYQRSHDALSRPLRSTLCVFLLGLLVWSVVVSSSSSDAVSISDPTPYTAEEPNTPPHTAQNIGDSQESDPESPGKPGDRDSGVTPGTAQSAEAMPRSDGTAKHTSENVPDDDDEEAGEPAKRRDLDPGTEMSARETPSTSSVFSSANTQADTQSREEAMQGETSHHDVMSSDRFSEANGTNDTHQAHENHTELATEAERTQTIPQSSLSQTPVSAGMPTEHDRTEVEEKHESKTPLSEALPEPLDALGSHLSAGNNTNMMTRLQSEGTPDSLPIASSLETPAYPGTSIDGDASQKSSEMSITHQSDMSDSPEIKVETGSAAAAEQTPGTITRYGSIDAVTGSEEGLSAGESEAAETDSLPGSLPEPETTHAAHTTVPVVADASASAADNEGGDDARDHQDRVFSAQQVRNSTEPAMETIVIPEQEAFVSPPPNRGTSTEVKNAGTEQQAGDDRQHAQADPDAAPRIPGSDHVRLEMDAKGNDGQHGDKVTAGEEALASEDETGTMTPSQPHQSVSGQDAGKDTEENETSASPAHVAVEVGSAEGSENPLFATEHDHLQHPAPEEKSATEKPTLSPANSTDIQEQNEESKTDATEQVYAHSSMQVQPETEGVRPFSPSTAPQRAAEDPERSDGPLFGVHETETDAHSHHESTTAADSPLSGPLTDLFVPTENSETEEHEHPEEHIGYTGTAGVDEAEKAEPSFHHGVDVVSDDHLPSWVEGDEETHRFNPDDEYSSGYGVGEYEQDEDTFFSFRPAHEQFDLPQSGDDSSFVETHEYDGRFQEMPIASRHRASEASPPLQTPRPASFSFFGRVSPSSQTKKNEVMPSYYDSHQSHEKAFETAHKPSPIINAYRRFGGRHVDEMNAPGEAVADEEDTVLVGLQSSQRHEQEKTQVEDDNQRENSEVSSPRRRAEPEEHEHEEAAGSGDHPEQSQQEPGSPSPSLKDATTHAVTPSSPSSSPTFTEDVASDRGESLSPDAGANNVEAPASADSLSQEKTQEAEEDGDHPSAAGQQVAPTPSAAGQQVAPTPSAADSSAANEAINGGSVSDPREGRCSREELEALTEYFSGQSDTCSAYRCIEVEGMEFHERLKEHYGSVYDEAQLEELAGLFAACYCRCPMMKCEVDYVMERGSDACKEATVEYCEQSNEKFVDRCTSAAEQLPLVYDLSADTGGFKLPCRVCRREDLDQPGVSTGSVHHSVSSAPSDVRPSTSSENTLPPSGGSVDLDRRHGRAPSPTYGRETGNETGISSGASAGQPSTHPTGSGNPSEADESGRNDEHEEHEAGSNGTGWGRPFSPDTPTSQSESSRPPSFSREEDKEAGYPGGSSQVSTMPSSQGGAEGASEDLSPLLGGETAAGATMHGPGEVLSPSESSQASESTAVTTVRPTTTGSVSATGSAHAEGEAGGEAVEALNEAGADAMAASILLALGGSLLGILVTRVA; this is encoded by the exons atgctttctctgctgctgaAAGCCCCCAGAACAGGGTCTGGCTGGGGGCATCTTTTATATCAGAGATCCCACGATGCACTTTCGCGGCCTTTGCGTTCCACattgtgtgtttttctgctcGGATTGTTGGTCTGGAGTGTCGTAGTGAGTTCTAGTTCTTCTGATGCTGTATCGATCTCCGACCCGACGCCTTATACAGCCGAAGAGCCGAACACGCCACCTCACACAGCCCAGAATATTGGAGATTCACAGGAAAGCGACCCAGAATCACCTGGAAAACCAGGGGACAGGGACAGCGGAGTTACGCCGGGCACTGCACAATCAGCTGAAGCGATGCCTAGATCTGACGGAACAGCCAAACACACATCTGAGAATGTTCCTGATGATGACGAtgaagaggcaggcgagCCGGCAAAGAGACGCGACCTTGATCCGGGGACCGAAATGTCAGCGCGTGAAACGCCCTCCACGAGCTCGGTTTTCTCTTCGGCAAACACGCAGGCGGACACCCAATcccgagaagaagcaatGCAAGGAGAGACATCACACCATGATGTAATGTCCTCGGATCGTTTTAGCGAAGCCAACGGAACAAATGATACACACCAAGCACATGAAAATCATACAGAGCTTGCCACCGAGGCGGAGAGGACGCAAACAATCCCTCaatcttctctttcgcagaCACCTGTGTCCGCGGGGATGCCAACAGAACACGACCGAACCGAAGTAGAGGAGAAACACGAGAGTAAAACTCCTCTGTCAGAGGCGCTGCCCGAACCTCTGGATGCACTAGGCTCTCATTTGTCCGCAGGTAACAATACCAACATGATGACGCGCCTTCAAAGCGAAGGAACTCCAGATAGTCTCCCGATCGCATCCTCTCTCGAAACACCTGCCTACCCTGGCACTTCGATCGATGGTGATGCCTCACAGAAATCATCAGAGATGTCGATCACCCATCAGTCTGACATGTCTGATTCCCCCGAGATCAAAGTTGAGACGGGCagtgctgctgctgccgaGCAAACCCCAGGAACGATTACTCGTTACGGGAGTATAGATGCAGTGACAGGGAGTGAAGAAGGACTCTCTGCCGGTGAATcagaggcggcggagacagactcCTTACCTGGAAGCTTGCCAGAGCCTGAAACCACACACGCTGCTCACACTACGGTGCCGGTGGTAGCTgatgcgtctgcgtctgccgcAGACaacgagggaggagacgatgCACGAGATCATCAGGACCGTGTGTTTTCGGCTCAACAGGTCCGCAACTCTACAGAGCCGGCGATGGAGACAATCGTCATCCCGGAACAAGAGGCTTTCGTTTCACCACCCCCGAACAGAGGGACTTCCACCGAAGTAAAGAACGCCGGCACTGAACAGCAGGCTGGCGACGACAGGCAGCATGCGCAAGCAGATCCTGATGCCGCCCCCCGGATCCCTGGCTCTGACCACGTAAGGTTGGAAATGGACGCTAAGGGAAACGATGGGCAACATGGTGACAAGGTGAcggcaggagaggaagcgctgGCATCTGAAGACGAAACGGGCACGATGACACCGTCTCAGCCACATCAATCAGTCTCTGGCCAAGATGCGGGAAAAGACacggaggaaaacgaaacctCGGCGTCGCCAGCGCATGTGGCTGTGGAGGTTGGAAGCGCGGAAGGAAGTGAAAATCCGCTCTTCGCGACAGAGCACGACCACCTTCAGCATCCCGCACCAGAAGAGAAGTCAGCCACGGAGAAGCCGACGTTAAGCCCGGCAAATAGTACAGACATTCAGGAGCAAAACGAGGAGTCGAAAACAGATGCAACGGAACAAGTGTACGCACACAGCTCGATGCAAGTGCAACCTGAGACGGAGGGAGTAcggcctttctctccctccactGCACCTCAACGTGCCGCCGAAGATCCAGAACGCTCAGACGGTCCGTTGTTTGGCGTACACGAAACTGAGACGGACGCACATTCACACCATGAGTCTACGACAGCTGCAGACTCACCACTTTCGGGTCCCCTAACGGATTTGTTTGTTCCGACGGAAAACTCGGAGACCGAAGAGCACGAGCACCCAGAGGAGCATATCGGGTACACCGGAACAGCGGGCGtagacgaagcagagaaagcggagcCAAGTTTCCATCACGGGGTGGACGTTGTGTCAGACGACCATTTGCCGTCGTGGGTCGAGGGTGACGAGGAAACGCACCGTTTCAACCCGGACGACGAGTACTCGAGTGGGTACGGCGTTGGCGAGTACGAGCAGGACGAAGACacgttcttctcgttccgtCCTGCACACGAGCAGTTTGATTTGCCGCAGTCTGGAGACGACAGCTCCTTCGTTGAAACTCACGAATACGACGGACGATTCCAGGAGATGCCGATCGCATCTCGGCACCGAGCGAGCGAGGCGTCGCCGCCGCTCCAGACCCCCCGTCCTGCATCGTTCAGTTTCTTCGGCCGTGTCAGTCCGTCttcgcagacgaagaaaaacgaggtaATGCCCTCTTACTACGACAGTCACCAGTCCCACGAAAAGGCATTTGAAACTGCGCACAAACCGTCGCCGATCATCAATGCGTACCGCAGGTTCGGGGGCCGCCACGTCGACGAAATGAACGCACCCGGCGAGGCCGTcgctgacgaagaagacaccgTGTTGGTCGGTCTCCAGTCTTCACAGCGACACgagcaagagaaaacgcaagtCGAAGACGACAATCAGCGAGAAAATTCCGAGGTTTCATCCCCTCGGCGACGGGCAGAGCCAGAGGAGCACGAACATGAAGAGGCGGCAGGGTCCGGTGACCACCCTGAACAGTCTCAGCAGGAGCCTGGGTccccctcgccttccttgAAGGATGCTACTACCCATGCTGTCACACCTTCCAGTCCTTCCAGCTCCCCGACTTTCACCGAAGATGTGGCTTCTGACAGAGGTGAGTCCTTGTCTCCCGATGCAGGGGCAAACAACGTGGAGGCACCAGCCTCCGCGGATTCATTGTcacaagagaaaacacaggaggcagaagaggatgGAGACCATCCGTCTGCAGCTGGACAGCAAGTTGCTCCGACTCCCTCTGCAGCTGGACAGCAAGTTGCTCCGACTCCGTCTGCCGCCGACTCTTCTGCAGCCAACGAAGCAATCAACGGCGGATCCGTCTCCGATCCGCGTGAGGGGAGGTGTTCTCGGGAGGAACTCGAAGCGCTTACCGAGTATTTTTCTGGGCAGTCAGACACCTGCAGTGCGTATCGGTGCATTGAGGTGGAAGGTATGGAGTTCCACGAGCGACTTAAGGAGCACTACGGCTCCGTGTACGATGAAGCGCAACTCGAGGAACTGGCGGGGCTCTTTGCAGCTTGCTACTGCCGATGTCCGATGATGAAATGTGAAGTCGACTACGTCATGGAGAGAGGCtcagatgcatgcaaagaagcCACAGTCGAATACTGCGAACAATCCAACGAAAAATTTGTCGACCGGTGCACCTCTGCCGCCGAGCAGTTGCCCCTCGTTTACGACCTCAGCGCTGACACTGGTGGCTTCAAGCTCCCCTGCAGAGTCTGCAG GCGTGAGGATCTTGACCAGCCAGGAGTTTCTACGGGGTCTGTCCATCATTCTGTGTCGTCAGCCCCTTCTGACGTGCGTCCGTCCACTTCGTCAGAAAATACCCTTCCCCCCAGTGGAGGTTCTGTGGACCTGGATCGGCGCCACGGCCGGGCACCGTCGCCAACGTACGGCCGCGAGACCGGCAATGAAACTGGAATTTCTAGCGGCGCCTCTGCTGGGCAGCCTTCCACGCATCCTACCGGGTCAGGGAATCCGTCTGAGGCAGACGAAAGTGGGCGAAATGATGAGCACGAAGAACACGAGGCGGGTTCGAATGGGACCGGCTGGGGTAGACCGTTTTCGCCAGACACCCCAACGTCTCAGTCTGAGAGTTCCCGTCCACCGAGTttcagcagagaagaggacaaggAAGCTGGCTACCCAGGGGGTTCGTCGCAAGTCTCAACGATGCCATCGTCCCAAGGAGGCGCGGAAGGCGCGTCTGAAgatttgtctcctctcttaGGTGGAGAAACCGCTGCCGGAGCCACCATGCACGGACCGGGCGAagttctctcgccttctgagTCTAGCCAGGCTTCTGAGTCGACTGCTGTGACCACAGTGCGTCCAACAACGACGGGAAGTGTTTCTGCAACTGGCAGCGCGCATGCGGAAGGAGAGGCTGGAGGTGAAGCGGTGGAGGCGCTGAACGAGGCTGGGGCGGATGCCATGGCCGCTAGCATTCTGCTGGCATTGGGAGGCAGCCTATTGGGGATACTGGTCACCCGGGTGGCGTGA
- a CDS encoding 26S proteasome regulatory subunit (encoded by transcript TGME49_228210) — MVTSTAQPGGGDDERARALQAYVAKVKEHRECEAKVKKLREEVKKQSGRYEKTEDDLKALQGVGQLIGEVLKQLDSEKFIVKMSSGPRYMVGSKPKIDKASLTAGTRVALDMTTLTVMRKLQREVDPLVFNMLHEDPGSVQYGEVGGLSEQIRQMREVIELPLTNPELFKRVGIKTPKGVLLYGPPGTGKTLLARAMASNMNCNFMKVVASAIVDKYIGESARVIREMFAYARDHEPCIIFMDEIDAIGGRRFSQGTSADREIQRTLMELLNQLDGFDELGAVKIIMATNRPDVLDPALMRPGRLDRKIEIPLPNETARVDILKIHSSKIAKQGDIDYEAICKLCDGFNGADLRNVCTEAGMFAIRAERDYVVEEDFFKAARKLADNKKLESTIDYDF; from the exons ATGGTCACCTCTACAGCTCAGCCTgggggaggagacgacgagagagcaAGAGCTCTCCAGGCGTATGTCGCCAAAGTcaaggaacacagagagtGTGAAGcgaaagtgaagaaac TTcgagaagaagtgaagaaacAGTCTGGTCGATATGAGAAGACCGAAGACGACTTAAAAGCGCTGCAGGGCGTCGGCCAGCTAATTGGGGAAGTTCTCAAGCAACTGGACTCTGAGAAAT TCATCGTCAAAATGTCCAGTGGACCACGCTACATGGTCGGCAGCAAACCGAAAATCGACAAAGCCTCTCTCACAGCCGGCACCCGCGTCGCTCTC GACATGACGACACTGACAGTGATgcggaagctgcagagagaagtggaCCCTCTTGTTTTCAACATGCTCCATGAGGATCCGGGAAGTGTGCAGTACGGAGAGGTAGGAGGTCTCAGCGAGCAGATCCGACAGATGCGCGAGGTGATTGAGTTACCTCTTACAAATCCTGAACTGTTCAAGAGAGTCGGCATCAAGACCCCCAAAGGCGTTCTCCTCTACGGTCCGCCAGGAACAGGGAAAACTCTTCTTGCTCG CGCGATGGCGTCCAACATGAACTGCAACTTCATGAAGGTCGTGGCGTCCGCGATCGTCGACAAGTACATCGGAGAGAGTGCCCGAGTTATCCGTGAGATGTTTG CCTACGCCCGCGACCACGAGCCGTGCATCATCTTCATGGATGAGATCGACGCCATCGGAGGCCGCCGGTTCTCTCAAGGCACCTCAGCTGACCGCGAAATTCAGCGCACTCTCATGGAG ttGCTGAATCAACTGGACGGATTCGATGAACTTGGCGCAGTGAAGATCATCATGGCCACCAACAGACCAGACGTCCTCGACCCGGCTCTTATGCGCCCCGGTCGTCTCG ATCGGAAAATCGAAATTCCGCTGCCCAACGAGACGGCCCGTGTTGACATCTTGAAAATCCACTCCAGCAAAATCGCGAAACAGGGCGACATCG aCTACGAGGCAATCTGCAAGCTGTGCGACGGCTTCAATGGCGCAGATCTGCGAAACGTCTGTACAGAGGCTG gcatgTTTGCGATTcgggcagagagagactaTGTGGTGGAAGAAGATTTTTTCAAGGCCGCTAGGAAGTTGGCGGACAACAAGAAACTGGAGAGCACTATCGACTACGACTTTTGA
- a CDS encoding MYND finger domain-containing protein (encoded by transcript TGME49_228220), giving the protein MESSLRKDQVLRNLWGNQDVDQMTLQITPYIAEELVERLKAVHLEDIGSSEWYTHHQVVQQLNLHAHQQASAATDEFIMDTIVTKDKIYHEALLVNLLEVLLYHKTAAQAADAHLVDLVDYINRQVVYLDITQLSSPLPSVDKGAQALPSDEEELDRQAKDHQFKICMTCLSILRFLTDHRDGLPVTVTTRLLDQHDILLSLVSLMERKPWYRTRPNGEREFFEDQQWTLQRSDEASMSKVEAQVWLSIYNLVMDQECRNRYEMTTYRRDTLLRLRRHLNETVHDQIPPLMDLHRALEQLAITGQHPEEKHRIPPILVELSAEVREKLLDAYAGKWKEVAERQKTVYSEAKEEDLSRLSNFMVALPFESAASKRCRTCGRHADQRCAKCKVTWYCTRECQIHDWRNHKEICRAVSPAT; this is encoded by the exons ATGGAATCGTCCTTGAGAAAGGACCAAGTTCTTCGGAACCTCTGGGGGAATCAGGATGTTGACCAGATGACTCTACAGATCACTCCGTACATAGCGGAGGAGTTGGTTGAGCGCCTCAAAGCGGTCCATCTAGAAGACATCGGCTCCTCAGA ATGGTACACTCACCACCAAGTTGTGCAGCAGCTGAATCTGCACGCCCATCAACAAGCTAGTGCTGCAACCGACGAGTTTATCATGGATACGATAGTTACAAAGGACAAA aTCTACCATGAAGCTCTCCTAGTCAACTTGTTGGAAGTTCTGCTCTATCACAAGACTGCTGCACAGGCGGCCGATGCTCACCTCGTCGACCTTGTCGATTATATCAACCGACAAGTTGTGTACCT AGACATCACGCAACTTTCCAGTCCGTTGCCGAGTGTCGACAAAGGCGCCCAGGCGCTGCCGTCTGATGAAGAAGAGCTCGACCGCCAGGCAAAGGACCATCAGTTCAAAATCTGCATGACTTGCCTGTCCATTCTTCGATTCCTGACGGATCACCGCGACGGCCTCCCGGTCACAGTCACGACCCGCCTTTTAGACCAACATG ACATCCTCCTATCTCTCGTGTCTCTAATGGAACGAAAGCCGTGGTACAGGACGCGTccaaacggagagagagagttctTCGAGGACCAGCA ATGGACGCTTCAAAGGAGTGACGAAGCGAGCATGTCAAAAGTGGAAGCCCAA GTGTGGCTGTCGATCTACAACCTCGTGATGGATCAGGAGTGTCGAAACAG ATATGAAATGACTACCTACAGACGCGACACACTGTTGCGG CTGCGCAGACATCTGAACGAAACGGTCCATGACCAGATTCCTCCACTGATGGATTTGCATCGCGCGCTTGAA CAACTGGCAATCACAGGCCAACACcctgaagagaaacacagaattCCTCCCATCTTGGTGGAACTG AGCGCAGAGGTGAGGGAAAAGCTTCTGGATGCCTACGCAGGAAAGTGGAAAGAAGtcgcagaaagacagaaaaccgTGTACAgtgaagcgaaggaagaggacctctcccgcctctccaACTTCATGGTTGCGCTCCCGTTCGAATCCGCAGCCAGCAAACGCTGCAGAACTTGTGGCCGACAT gcaGACCAGAGATGCGCAAAATGCAAAGTGACGTGGTACTGCACTCGCGAGTGTCAAATCCACGACTGGCGAAACCATAAAGAAATCTGTAGAGCTGTCTCCCCAGCGACCTGA